A single region of the Fodinicurvata sp. EGI_FJ10296 genome encodes:
- a CDS encoding 50S ribosomal protein L25/general stress protein Ctc — MAEAIKIDAQLRERAGKGAARQARREKKIPGVIYGNKQQPVVINVDELELFRITRDPHYATHLYDVMVNGTPHHTLIRALQVDVVTEFPIHVDFLRVSDRTSVTMNVPVAFINEDDCPGIQEGGVLNVVRHEIEVDCRADSIPDTIEIDLTGVNVGDSIHISQVKLPRGVTPNITDRDFTVATMTAPSAMKSEGADTGEETGAEVAEEAETKEE, encoded by the coding sequence ATGGCCGAAGCAATCAAAATCGATGCACAGCTGCGCGAACGGGCCGGTAAGGGGGCAGCCCGTCAGGCACGCCGCGAGAAGAAAATTCCGGGCGTCATCTACGGGAACAAGCAGCAGCCTGTCGTCATCAATGTCGATGAACTCGAACTCTTCAGGATCACCCGCGATCCTCACTATGCCACGCATCTCTACGATGTCATGGTCAACGGCACGCCCCACCACACCCTTATCCGGGCCCTTCAGGTCGATGTCGTGACCGAGTTCCCGATCCATGTGGATTTCCTGCGCGTCAGCGACCGGACCAGCGTCACCATGAATGTGCCGGTTGCATTCATCAATGAAGACGACTGCCCCGGCATTCAGGAAGGCGGCGTCCTGAACGTTGTCCGCCACGAGATCGAGGTCGACTGCCGGGCCGACAGCATTCCCGACACGATCGAGATCGATCTGACGGGCGTCAATGTCGGCGACAGCATCCACATTTCTCAGGTCAAGCTGCCGCGCGGCGTCACGCCCAACATCACCGACCGTGACTTCACCGTCGCAACGATGACCGCGCCGTCGGCGATGAAGTCCGAAGGCGCGGACACCGGCGAAGAAACCGGTGCAGAAGTGGCCGAGGAAGCCGAGACCAAGGAAGAGTAG
- the pgeF gene encoding peptidoglycan editing factor PgeF, producing MTLQSRFDTPNAREPRADSSVPPSLTSPSLSAIGGVRHAFFGRRGGVSAGRYASLNCGYGSNDDRALVHRNRHRTATSVGLAAADVLTVHQVHGNDVHVADAASPGTWDFAKPPRADAIVTAAPGIAIGILTADCVPILFAGQLADTGDPIVGAAHAGWKGALAGIAEAAIESMLRRGAAPDSLRAAVGPSIAQSSYEVDEAFVTRFTDADATNSRFFVQGRPGHHHFDLPGYVITRLQAAGIGSVGDLAVDTLANPDDYYSYRRGTLEGIADYGRQIAVIGIGR from the coding sequence ATGACACTGCAGTCCCGGTTCGACACGCCGAACGCCCGCGAACCGCGTGCCGACTCATCGGTCCCGCCGTCGCTGACCTCGCCGTCACTTTCGGCTATCGGCGGTGTGCGTCATGCATTCTTCGGCCGCCGTGGCGGCGTATCCGCCGGTCGCTACGCCTCGTTGAATTGTGGATACGGATCGAATGACGATCGCGCGCTCGTCCACCGGAACCGGCACCGGACGGCGACCTCGGTCGGCCTTGCCGCAGCGGACGTCCTGACAGTCCATCAGGTCCACGGAAACGACGTCCATGTCGCCGACGCTGCCAGCCCCGGTACATGGGATTTCGCCAAACCGCCTCGCGCCGACGCGATCGTAACCGCGGCGCCCGGGATCGCGATCGGCATTCTCACGGCCGACTGCGTTCCAATTCTGTTTGCCGGTCAATTGGCGGACACCGGCGACCCGATCGTCGGCGCGGCGCATGCCGGCTGGAAAGGCGCGCTGGCCGGTATCGCCGAGGCCGCGATCGAGTCGATGCTGCGCCGGGGCGCTGCGCCCGATAGCCTGCGTGCGGCCGTCGGTCCGTCGATCGCCCAATCTTCCTACGAGGTGGACGAGGCGTTTGTGACCAGATTCACCGATGCCGACGCCACGAACAGCCGCTTCTTTGTTCAGGGGCGGCCGGGCCACCATCATTTCGATCTGCCGGGCTATGTCATCACTCGCCTGCAGGCGGCAGGCATTGGCTCGGTCGGCGATCTGGCCGTGGATACACTGGCAAATCCCGATGACTACTACAGCTATCGCCGAGGCACACTTGAGGGGATAGCCGACTACGGTCGCCAGATCGCCGTGATCGGAATCGGCCGATAG
- a CDS encoding accessory factor UbiK family protein codes for MQTNSKILDDLAKVAQGAVGAAFTARDEVRSRLRAEFERVLDRMDLVTREEFEATRAMAAKARDEQEEMTGRIAALEARLAALEAPAQGKTQNKAKAKSGTRTQSAPRAKSTGRSKSSAAADKAETGATEAGARKPRTRRTKAQSSGEQPGERSDS; via the coding sequence ATGCAGACGAATAGCAAAATTCTCGACGATCTCGCCAAGGTGGCTCAGGGGGCCGTCGGCGCCGCATTCACCGCGCGCGACGAGGTTCGTTCCAGATTGCGGGCCGAATTCGAACGGGTACTCGACCGCATGGATCTTGTGACTCGTGAAGAATTCGAGGCGACACGGGCCATGGCCGCCAAGGCTCGCGACGAGCAGGAGGAGATGACCGGTCGTATCGCCGCCCTGGAAGCCAGGCTCGCGGCGCTGGAAGCGCCAGCCCAAGGCAAGACGCAGAACAAAGCCAAAGCCAAATCCGGGACGAGAACCCAATCCGCACCCCGGGCAAAATCGACCGGACGCAGCAAGTCTTCGGCGGCCGCCGACAAGGCGGAAACCGGAGCGACAGAGGCGGGAGCCAGGAAGCCGCGCACCAGGCGGACCAAGGCCCAATCGTCCGGTGAGCAGCCGGGTGAGCGCTCGGACAGTTGA
- a CDS encoding dienelactone hydrolase family protein, with the protein MPKKRIETITAVDGHGLTLHIAEPDQPAKAALVICQEIFGVNGHIKAVVESYAAEGFVAVAPALFDRIGPDIELGYDPDGIARGRELRQQVPWETAMRDVAAAVDWCRATTRNGPIGVIGYCWGGSLAWLAAADLKPAAAVCYYGGQIAQFSDRTPTCPVQMHFGEHDAHIPEADRSAILAAQPSVELHVYDAGHGFNCTERDDFVPDAAKLARERTLEFLNRHLL; encoded by the coding sequence ATGCCCAAAAAGCGCATTGAAACGATCACGGCGGTGGACGGCCACGGGCTGACGCTGCATATCGCTGAACCGGACCAGCCAGCGAAAGCTGCCCTGGTCATCTGCCAGGAGATTTTCGGCGTCAATGGGCACATAAAGGCCGTAGTCGAAAGCTATGCGGCCGAAGGCTTCGTTGCGGTGGCGCCGGCCCTTTTCGACCGGATCGGGCCGGATATCGAACTGGGATACGACCCCGACGGTATCGCCAGGGGCCGCGAATTGCGCCAGCAGGTGCCGTGGGAAACGGCCATGCGCGATGTAGCCGCGGCCGTGGACTGGTGCCGCGCCACAACCCGCAACGGGCCAATCGGCGTTATCGGCTACTGCTGGGGCGGCTCGCTCGCCTGGCTGGCCGCCGCCGATCTGAAACCTGCAGCCGCGGTCTGCTACTACGGCGGTCAGATCGCCCAGTTCAGCGACCGGACACCGACCTGCCCCGTTCAGATGCATTTTGGCGAACACGATGCCCATATCCCGGAAGCCGACCGCTCCGCGATCCTCGCCGCTCAACCCTCCGTCGAATTGCACGTCTACGACGCGGGCCATGGATTCAATTGCACTGAACGCGACGACTTCGTTCCCGATGCGGCAAAACTGGCGCGGGAACGGACGTTGGAATTCCTGAATCGCCACCTTCTGTAA
- the lgt gene encoding prolipoprotein diacylglyceryl transferase yields the protein MDFPAIDPVLFEIGPFAVRWYGLAYLVGFVAGWRYAIRLARRVPDLKPTDRDVDDFLVWAVVGTVIGGRLGYVLFYQPGIAAADPLSVIRIWEGGMSFHGGLAGVAVAMIVFARARAAESLALSDLIAAAAPIGLFFGRIANYINAELYGRPTDVPWGVIFPTGGPLPRHPSQLYEAALEGLLLFVVLFVLTRRQSIMRRPGILTGVFVTGYGLSRFMVEFFREPDPQLGYLVFGTTMGQLLSLPMIVAGAGLILYGVYRQPVAQSAVSAAPAGNGR from the coding sequence ATGGATTTTCCCGCTATCGATCCGGTCCTGTTCGAGATCGGCCCATTCGCCGTTCGATGGTATGGCCTCGCCTATCTGGTCGGTTTCGTCGCCGGCTGGCGCTATGCCATCCGCCTGGCCCGCCGCGTGCCCGATCTCAAACCGACTGATCGCGATGTCGACGACTTTCTCGTCTGGGCCGTGGTCGGCACCGTGATCGGCGGGCGGCTCGGATATGTCCTGTTCTACCAGCCCGGCATTGCGGCCGCCGATCCGCTGTCGGTGATCCGCATCTGGGAAGGGGGGATGTCGTTCCACGGTGGACTGGCGGGCGTTGCCGTCGCCATGATCGTATTTGCGCGCGCCCGCGCCGCCGAATCGCTGGCGCTGTCCGACCTGATTGCCGCCGCGGCACCGATCGGCCTGTTTTTCGGACGCATCGCCAACTACATCAATGCAGAATTGTATGGACGGCCGACCGATGTGCCGTGGGGCGTGATTTTCCCGACCGGCGGCCCCCTGCCCCGCCACCCCAGCCAGCTTTACGAGGCCGCGCTTGAAGGGCTTCTATTGTTCGTCGTGCTGTTCGTGCTGACGCGGCGCCAGTCAATCATGCGGCGACCCGGTATCCTGACGGGTGTCTTCGTGACAGGCTATGGCCTTTCGCGCTTCATGGTAGAGTTCTTTCGCGAACCTGATCCTCAACTCGGTTATCTCGTGTTCGGGACGACAATGGGTCAGCTTCTTTCACTGCCGATGATCGTCGCGGGTGCCGGGCTGATCCTGTATGGTGTCTATCGCCAACCGGTCGCGCAATCGGCAGTGTCTGCGGCACCCGCCGGCAACGGCCGCTAG
- the ychF gene encoding redox-regulated ATPase YchF: protein MGFNCGIVGLPNVGKSTLFNALTSTQAAEAANYPFCTIEPNTGRVGVPDGRLDELARLAKSAKVIPTQLEFVDIAGLVKGASRGEGLGNQFLGNIRETDAVLHVLRCFEGDVTHVDGSVDPVRDAETVDIELVMADMDGLERRSQTLSKRAKTGDKESKAQLELIGKILPALQDGRPARSVLANLSPDERTTFDQLHLLSAKPVLYVCNVGEDEAATGNAHSEAVKAMAREKGAEAVVISAAIEAELAQITDAEEKQGFLESIGLEEPGLNKVIRAGYRLLGLLTFFTVGPKEARAWTVRVGATAPEAAGAIHTDFQRGFIRAETIDYDSYVALGGEQGAKEAGKMRQEGKEYVVRDGDVFHFRFNV, encoded by the coding sequence ATGGGCTTCAATTGCGGGATCGTCGGACTGCCGAATGTCGGCAAATCCACCCTTTTCAACGCCCTGACCTCGACCCAGGCGGCCGAGGCCGCGAATTATCCGTTCTGCACGATCGAGCCCAATACCGGCCGGGTCGGCGTCCCGGACGGTAGACTGGACGAACTGGCGAGGCTGGCGAAATCGGCCAAGGTCATTCCGACCCAGCTCGAATTCGTGGATATCGCGGGCCTGGTCAAGGGCGCGTCGAGGGGCGAGGGCCTGGGCAACCAGTTCCTCGGCAACATCCGGGAAACTGACGCCGTCCTTCACGTGCTGCGGTGTTTCGAGGGCGACGTGACCCACGTCGACGGGTCGGTCGACCCGGTGCGCGACGCCGAAACCGTCGACATCGAATTGGTCATGGCCGACATGGACGGCCTTGAGCGCCGGTCCCAGACGCTGTCGAAAAGGGCAAAGACCGGCGACAAGGAATCCAAAGCCCAGCTCGAACTGATCGGCAAGATATTGCCGGCATTGCAGGATGGCCGGCCCGCGCGATCCGTCCTGGCCAATCTGTCCCCGGATGAACGCACAACGTTCGATCAGTTGCACCTGCTCAGCGCCAAACCGGTTCTCTACGTGTGCAATGTCGGCGAGGATGAAGCGGCCACTGGCAACGCCCATAGCGAGGCCGTGAAAGCCATGGCGCGCGAAAAGGGCGCCGAGGCCGTAGTCATATCCGCAGCGATCGAGGCGGAACTGGCCCAGATTACCGATGCCGAAGAGAAGCAGGGCTTTCTAGAAAGCATCGGTCTCGAAGAGCCTGGGCTTAACAAGGTCATCAGAGCAGGGTACCGTCTTCTCGGTCTGCTGACATTCTTCACTGTCGGACCGAAAGAGGCCCGGGCCTGGACGGTTCGCGTGGGGGCGACGGCGCCGGAAGCCGCGGGCGCGATCCATACCGATTTTCAGCGCGGATTCATCCGGGCCGAAACGATCGACTACGACAGCTATGTCGCTCTGGGCGGCGAACAGGGCGCCAAAGAGGCCGGAAAAATGCGCCAGGAAGGCAAGGAATACGTGGTCCGCGACGGGGATGTGTTCCACTTCCGGTTCAATGTGTGA
- a CDS encoding YbjN domain-containing protein: MTEGATFESGFANNPLDVVEEIVIANDWPFERLSSDEMVVECRGRWSTYRLFFFWQDDVNAIQFSCQMGMNAPTDRPVAMNELLVLINERMWLGHFDIEREERVPTFRHTSLLRGNSGSDAEMLEDMVDIALTECERFYPAFHFVCAENCDPVDAMSAAIIDTVAEA; this comes from the coding sequence ATGACAGAGGGCGCGACATTCGAATCGGGTTTCGCCAACAACCCGCTGGATGTGGTGGAAGAGATCGTAATCGCCAATGACTGGCCGTTCGAGCGCCTTTCCAGCGACGAAATGGTTGTTGAGTGCCGCGGGCGCTGGTCGACCTACCGTTTGTTTTTCTTCTGGCAGGACGACGTCAACGCGATTCAGTTTTCCTGCCAGATGGGGATGAATGCTCCGACCGACCGGCCAGTAGCAATGAACGAGCTTCTCGTGCTGATCAACGAGCGGATGTGGTTGGGCCATTTCGACATAGAGCGGGAAGAGCGGGTACCGACGTTCCGCCACACCTCGTTGTTGCGCGGCAATAGCGGGTCCGACGCCGAAATGCTCGAAGATATGGTCGATATCGCATTGACTGAATGCGAGCGATTTTACCCGGCTTTCCATTTCGTTTGTGCAGAAAACTGCGATCCGGTCGACGCGATGTCCGCAGCCATCATCGATACGGTGGCTGAGGCCTGA
- a CDS encoding SAM-dependent methyltransferase yields MCAAPTTPLDFLIRDRLATGGAMTIHDYMTLCLGHDQHGYYRRAEPIGRSGDFVTAPEVSQMFGELIGLWLADVWDRSGRPERPVLAELGPGRGTLMADALRAAAGLPAFRDALDVHLVETSTTLRAHQAAALKPLAITPTWHENTAGLPDDRPLFIVANEFFDALPIHQYVMSGGVWRERMVVQASAATATNDGLSFGPGAHAPFVEPAIQTMRDRGLFDAGLGQKVPDGAIFETCPAAIAVIRDLAGIVRRQGGAVLIIDYGHARSGFGDTFQAVSRHAFADPLQAAGTVDLTAHVDFAALSAAARDSGARTFGPVNQGTFLLELGIAMRAVALKRAANDDQSAAIDTAVERLTAADQMGTLFKVLAVTGDRGFDRTMPPAGFAGP; encoded by the coding sequence ATGTGCGCCGCCCCGACCACACCGCTGGACTTCCTCATTCGCGACCGACTGGCGACCGGCGGGGCGATGACGATCCATGACTATATGACCCTGTGCCTGGGGCACGACCAGCATGGCTATTACAGGCGCGCGGAGCCGATCGGCCGATCGGGCGATTTCGTAACCGCGCCGGAAGTATCCCAGATGTTCGGCGAACTGATCGGCCTATGGCTTGCCGACGTCTGGGACCGCAGCGGCCGGCCGGAGCGGCCGGTACTGGCGGAACTTGGCCCGGGCCGCGGCACCCTCATGGCCGATGCGCTGCGCGCCGCAGCGGGCCTGCCGGCGTTCCGCGATGCTCTGGACGTGCATCTGGTGGAGACAAGCACGACGTTGCGGGCGCATCAGGCAGCGGCACTGAAACCGCTCGCGATAACACCGACCTGGCATGAAAATACTGCCGGACTGCCCGACGACCGACCGCTCTTCATCGTGGCGAACGAGTTCTTCGACGCTCTTCCCATTCATCAGTATGTAATGTCAGGGGGCGTCTGGCGTGAACGCATGGTCGTGCAGGCGAGCGCTGCGACCGCAACCAATGACGGCCTTTCCTTTGGACCCGGGGCACATGCGCCGTTCGTCGAGCCGGCGATCCAGACGATGCGGGATCGCGGACTCTTCGACGCAGGCCTCGGCCAAAAGGTGCCCGATGGCGCGATATTCGAGACATGCCCGGCCGCCATTGCCGTTATCCGCGATCTCGCCGGGATTGTCCGCCGCCAGGGCGGTGCTGTCCTGATCATCGATTATGGACATGCGCGATCCGGATTCGGCGACACCTTCCAGGCCGTTTCGCGCCACGCTTTCGCAGACCCACTGCAAGCCGCCGGGACTGTCGATCTGACGGCCCATGTCGATTTCGCGGCGCTATCCGCAGCGGCCCGCGACAGTGGTGCGAGAACTTTCGGGCCAGTGAACCAAGGGACGTTCCTGCTCGAACTCGGCATCGCCATGCGGGCGGTTGCCCTTAAACGGGCAGCCAACGACGACCAGTCCGCTGCCATCGACACGGCCGTCGAGCGATTGACCGCTGCGGATCAAATGGGCACGCTGTTCAAGGTACTGGCCGTGACCGGCGACCGTGGCTTTGACCGCACCATGCCGCCGGCCGGATTCGCCGGCCCCTGA
- a CDS encoding ribokinase: MIRVFGSLNMDLVAAADHIPVPGETVLTGTYLRVPGGKGNNQAVAAARAGGAVAMAGCVGRDGFGEILIDNLRRNGIDTAAVRPVDEPTGIAMITVDKAGENIITVASGANMAVTADLFGPNQWTTGDTLVVQMEVPPEETWKTVRQAHERGARTIVNVAPAAPIPHDILEAVDVLVVNEGEAMTVARGLGLTTPDIAATARALVEAGAGACVVTLGGDGAMAAVGDHVYRVVPARITVADTTGAGDTFTGVLAQGLDAGLSMQDALRRASLAAGLACEALGAQASMPAAEAIDAAMAERRI, translated from the coding sequence ATGATCAGGGTATTCGGCTCGCTGAACATGGATCTGGTTGCTGCGGCCGATCATATTCCGGTACCTGGCGAGACCGTCCTGACAGGAACTTATCTTCGCGTGCCCGGCGGCAAGGGGAACAATCAGGCAGTAGCCGCCGCGCGGGCCGGCGGCGCGGTTGCGATGGCCGGATGTGTCGGGCGTGACGGGTTCGGCGAAATCCTGATCGACAATCTGCGCCGCAACGGAATCGATACTGCGGCCGTGCGTCCGGTCGATGAGCCGACCGGCATCGCGATGATTACCGTCGACAAGGCCGGCGAGAACATCATCACGGTCGCATCAGGTGCGAACATGGCGGTAACGGCGGACCTGTTCGGCCCGAATCAATGGACGACGGGCGATACGCTCGTTGTTCAGATGGAAGTGCCGCCTGAGGAAACCTGGAAGACCGTGCGTCAGGCGCATGAGCGCGGGGCGCGGACGATCGTCAATGTCGCGCCGGCCGCCCCAATACCGCACGATATTCTGGAAGCGGTGGATGTGCTGGTCGTGAACGAAGGCGAGGCAATGACCGTCGCCCGTGGACTCGGCCTGACGACGCCGGACATCGCCGCTACCGCGCGGGCACTGGTCGAGGCCGGCGCGGGTGCCTGTGTGGTGACCTTGGGTGGCGACGGCGCGATGGCGGCCGTTGGTGACCACGTGTACCGCGTTGTGCCAGCACGGATCACCGTTGCCGACACGACCGGGGCAGGTGACACGTTCACCGGAGTGCTGGCACAAGGGCTTGATGCCGGCCTGTCGATGCAGGATGCCCTGCGGCGGGCTTCGCTGGCGGCGGGGTTGGCGTGCGAGGCGCTTGGTGCTCAGGCAAGCATGCCTGCCGCCGAGGCGATAGACGCTGCAATGGCCGAGCGGCGCATTTGA
- a CDS encoding ABC transporter substrate-binding protein, translated as MAVLANFFEPLLKRDPDLNLRSALATDWEQVAPRQWRFHLREGVRFHDGQPFGAEDVVHSFNRSIDESARLSTRMAGIERVEQVDPLTVDFHTSEPMPLLPGQLDAWLIVSRNTSDAPEFTESLSADFVNGTGPFELTEYESDVALAAVSNRDWWREPTHNLDAVAYEVAGSAPARVATALGGDADIVLSVPVQDVTAIAEAPEVEVLAVDEPRAIFLGLAQRRPDGSETPLADARVRQAVYNAVDVDTLISVILRGQGVPLAAPVARQVTGYPQSLERRPHDPERARHLLRQAGYGSGVTVPLDCPNDRYINDEAICTAIAGMLERVGFDIRLRVEPGGPFTNRLFQQGEPDPGIYLIGWLPSSLDSGRVLADLVAGADPARRLGVVNITGNEDTDLDALIETIQRETDMVARSEMMIDAWHRVHERTVYVPLYQQQSAWAVRSGVTVVRRADGILLWNGVRLPDGGG; from the coding sequence GTGGCCGTGCTCGCGAACTTCTTTGAGCCTCTGCTGAAACGCGATCCTGATCTCAATCTTCGTTCTGCACTTGCGACGGATTGGGAGCAGGTCGCCCCGCGCCAGTGGCGCTTTCATCTTCGTGAGGGGGTGCGATTCCACGACGGCCAGCCTTTCGGGGCCGAGGACGTCGTTCACAGCTTCAACAGATCCATCGACGAGAGCGCGCGCCTGTCCACACGGATGGCCGGGATCGAACGCGTCGAGCAAGTCGACCCCCTGACGGTGGATTTCCATACATCCGAGCCGATGCCATTGCTGCCTGGCCAACTCGATGCGTGGCTGATCGTCAGCCGGAATACGTCCGACGCGCCCGAATTCACTGAGTCGCTGTCGGCGGATTTCGTGAACGGCACCGGCCCCTTCGAACTGACCGAGTACGAATCCGATGTCGCCTTGGCGGCCGTTTCCAATCGTGACTGGTGGCGGGAGCCGACGCACAATCTGGATGCCGTCGCCTATGAGGTCGCCGGGTCCGCGCCGGCGAGGGTCGCCACTGCATTGGGCGGCGATGCCGACATCGTGCTTTCGGTGCCCGTGCAGGACGTCACGGCGATCGCCGAGGCGCCGGAGGTCGAAGTTCTTGCCGTCGATGAGCCGCGCGCCATATTTCTCGGGCTCGCTCAGCGGCGGCCGGACGGGTCCGAGACACCGTTGGCCGATGCACGTGTGCGGCAGGCCGTCTATAATGCCGTCGATGTCGACACCCTGATCTCGGTCATCCTGCGGGGGCAGGGCGTACCACTGGCGGCGCCGGTTGCGCGTCAGGTGACGGGTTATCCGCAATCGCTGGAACGCCGTCCCCATGACCCGGAGCGCGCAAGGCACTTGCTGCGCCAGGCCGGTTACGGTTCGGGTGTCACGGTGCCGCTCGATTGCCCCAATGACCGCTATATCAACGATGAAGCCATCTGCACCGCTATCGCCGGCATGCTTGAGCGGGTCGGATTCGACATCCGGCTACGGGTCGAGCCGGGTGGGCCGTTCACCAATCGGCTTTTCCAGCAGGGGGAACCCGATCCGGGGATTTATCTGATCGGCTGGCTCCCTTCCAGCCTGGACAGTGGCCGTGTTCTGGCCGATCTTGTCGCCGGTGCGGATCCGGCCCGGCGGCTCGGCGTTGTCAACATCACCGGCAATGAGGATACCGACCTGGACGCGCTGATCGAGACGATTCAGCGCGAGACCGACATGGTGGCCCGCTCCGAGATGATGATCGATGCATGGCACAGGGTACACGAGCGGACGGTTTATGTGCCACTGTATCAGCAACAGTCGGCGTGGGCCGTTCGGTCGGGCGTAACGGTCGTCCGGCGCGCCGACGGCATCCTGCTTTGGAATGGCGTGCGTCTGCCCGATGGCGGCGGGTAA
- a CDS encoding ribose-phosphate pyrophosphokinase, which produces MKILACNSNRPLSEAISTYLQDTLTKASIRRFADMEVFVEILENVRGEDVFVIQSTCYPANDNLMELLVAIDALRRGSAQRITAVMPYYGYARQDRKTGPRTPISAKLVANLLTNAGADRVLTLDLHASQIQGFFDIPVDNLYAAPVFVKDIKERYDPDGLVIVSPDVGGVVRARGMAKRLDADLAIIDKRRERAGVSEVMNIIGDVRGRDCILVDDIVDSAGTLCNAAVALTEAGATSVSAYVTHGVLSGGAVARITASPMKELVTTDSILATEAVRVSHNIRQLTIAPLIGEAMFRISSEQSVSSLFD; this is translated from the coding sequence ATGAAAATCCTCGCCTGTAACAGCAACCGCCCGCTGAGCGAGGCCATTTCCACCTATTTGCAAGACACGTTGACAAAGGCGTCGATCAGACGTTTTGCCGACATGGAAGTCTTCGTCGAGATCCTGGAAAACGTTCGCGGGGAAGACGTTTTTGTCATCCAGTCGACCTGCTATCCGGCAAACGACAACCTCATGGAACTGCTGGTCGCAATCGACGCTCTCCGGCGCGGATCGGCACAGCGGATCACGGCTGTCATGCCGTATTACGGCTATGCCCGGCAGGATCGAAAAACCGGCCCCCGCACGCCGATTTCCGCAAAGCTGGTCGCCAACCTGCTGACCAACGCCGGCGCCGACCGTGTGCTGACGCTCGACCTTCATGCCAGCCAGATCCAGGGCTTTTTCGATATCCCCGTGGACAATCTCTACGCCGCACCCGTTTTCGTGAAGGACATCAAGGAGCGTTACGATCCCGACGGTCTGGTAATCGTCTCGCCCGATGTCGGCGGCGTGGTCAGGGCCCGCGGCATGGCCAAACGGCTCGACGCCGATCTGGCGATCATCGACAAGCGGCGGGAACGCGCCGGGGTCTCCGAAGTCATGAACATCATCGGCGATGTGCGGGGGCGGGATTGCATCCTTGTCGACGATATCGTCGATAGTGCCGGTACGCTGTGCAACGCCGCCGTTGCTCTGACCGAGGCCGGCGCAACATCGGTCAGCGCCTATGTGACCCATGGCGTCCTTTCCGGCGGCGCCGTGGCCCGTATCACGGCATCTCCGATGAAGGAACTGGTCACGACGGACAGCATTCTTGCCACCGAAGCAGTTCGGGTCAGCCACAATATCCGGCAGTTGACGATCGCGCCGCTGATCGGCGAGGCGATGTTCCGGATCAGCAGCGAGCAGTCGGTCTCCAGCCTGTTCGACTGA
- the pth gene encoding aminoacyl-tRNA hydrolase, with amino-acid sequence MIVMVGLGNPGNQYAYNRHNIGFMALDDIAERHRFSPFKQKFNALLAEGRIGDTKIIALKPQTFMNRSGQAVGEAIRFYKVPPGDVIVFYDDLDLAPGKVRVKRGGGAGGHNGLRSIDQHIGPEYWRVRIGIGHPGDKDRVTGYVLSNFAGRDEDWLDPLLEAMADAAPHLVDGAPDKFMTQVAQKTRAE; translated from the coding sequence ATGATCGTGATGGTCGGGCTGGGCAATCCGGGCAACCAATACGCCTATAACCGGCATAACATCGGCTTCATGGCCCTTGACGACATTGCCGAACGCCACCGATTTTCTCCGTTCAAACAGAAGTTCAACGCTCTGTTGGCGGAAGGCCGAATCGGCGATACGAAGATCATCGCCCTGAAGCCGCAGACATTCATGAACCGTTCAGGACAGGCTGTCGGCGAGGCGATCCGCTTTTACAAGGTACCGCCGGGTGATGTGATCGTTTTTTACGACGATCTCGACCTTGCGCCCGGAAAGGTCCGCGTCAAGCGTGGCGGCGGTGCGGGCGGTCACAACGGGCTGAGATCGATCGACCAGCATATCGGGCCGGAATATTGGCGGGTGCGTATCGGCATCGGGCACCCGGGCGACAAGGATCGGGTCACCGGTTATGTCCTCTCCAACTTCGCGGGGCGCGACGAAGACTGGCTCGACCCGTTGCTGGAAGCCATGGCCGATGCCGCGCCCCATCTCGTCGACGGCGCGCCGGACAAATTCATGACGCAAGTGGCGCAGAAGACCCGCGCTGAGTGA